Part of the Pseudoxanthomonas sp. Root65 genome is shown below.
GTGGGGCTCAGAACTCCTGCCAGTCGCCGTCGGCCAAGGCCGGCTCCGGCTTGCGCGGGGCCGGCTTGCGGGCCACCGCCTTGGCCGCGACCTTCGGCGTCGGCGTGGCCACGGCGGCGGCCGCGATCGCCTTGCGCACGGGGGCGCTGACCGTGGTGGCCTGCAGCTTGAACACCGAGACCGATTCGGTCAGCCCTTGCGCCTGCTCTTCCATCGAACGCGCGGCGGCGGTGGCTTCTTCCACCAGTGCGGCGTTCTGCTGGGTGGCTTCGTCCATCTGGGTGATGGTCTGGTTGACCTGCTCGATACCGGCGCTCTGTTCCTGCGACGCGGCGGAAATCTCGGCCATGATGTCGGTCACGCGCTGCACGCTGGCCACGATCTCGGCCATGGTGGCGCCGGCCTGGTTCACCAGCGCCGAGCCGTCGGCCACCTTGTCCACCGAGTTCTCGATCAGGCCCTTGATCTCTTTCGCGGCGTTCGCGCTGCGTTGCGCCAGCGTGCGGACTTCCGACGCGACCACGGCGAAGCCGCGGCCCTGTTCGCCGGCACGCGCCGCTTCCACGGCCGCGTTGAGCGCCAGGATATTGGTCTGGAACGCAATGCCGTCGATCACCGAGATGATCTCGGCGATCTTCTTCGAGGACTGCTCGATGTCGGTCATCGTGGTGACGACCTTGCCGACCACATCGCCACCCTGCGAGGCGACCGAGGCCGCACGATGTCGGTCATCGTGGTGACGACCTTGCCGACCACATCGCCACCCTGCGAGGCGACCGAGGCCGCACCGATGGCGAGCTGGTTGGCCTGGCGGGCGGACTCGGCGTTCTGGCGCACGGTGGAGGTCAGTTCCTCCATCGACGCGGCGGTTTCTTCGAGGTTGGCCGCCTGCTGCTCGGTGCGACGCGACAGGTCGTTGTTGCCTGCGGCGATCTCGCCGGCGGCGGTGTTGATGCTGGTGGCCGCCATCTGGATGCCGCCGACGATCTCGGTCAGCTGGCCGACGGTAGCGTTGGCGTCGTCGCGCATCGTGGCGAACACGCCGTGGAAGTCGCCTTCCATCCGTGCGGTCAGGTCGCCGCGGGCGATGGCCTGCAGCAGCTCGGACACTTCGGCCAGGTTGCCGTCGGTGGTTTCCATCAGACGGTTGACGCCGGACACCATTTCGCGGAAGTCGTATTCGTACTTGCTTTCGTCGCCGCGCTGCGAGAAATCGCCGGCCGCGGCTGCGGTGGCCAGTCGCTTGATGTCGCTGTTGATCGCCGACAGGTTGGCCTTGCACATGTCCATCGCTTCGGTGATGACGATCTTCTCGCCCGGCAGGCGATCCATGTCTTCCGACAGGTCACCGACGGCGTAGCGGCGCATCACTTCCACGGCGCGCATCTTCACGCCGATGTGCTGGGCGACCAGTGCGTTGGTCTCGCGCACCATGCGGCCGTATTCGCCGGGGAAGGCGCTGTCGTCGATGCGGTAGCTGATCCGGCCTTCGTCATGGCGCACCGCCATTTCGCTCTGGGCGGCGATGACCGACTTCACCTGCGTCTGCATGCGCTGCATGGAGCCGAGCAGGTCGCCGAGCTCACTGCGGTCGTCGATGATGATCTGGCGATCCAGCTGGCCGCGCGCCACGGCGTCGGCGACGCTCATGACCTCGGTCATCGGCCGCACGATCGAGCGGGTGATGAGGACCGCGGCCGCGATGGCCAGCATCAACGCCACTGCCACCAGCAGCCCGATGGCGCGGATGTTGTTGGTATAGCCGGCCTGCTGGGCGGCAACGGCTTCGTCCAGCTCCTTCATCTTGTCGTCCAGAATCACGGCCACCGCATCGGCCGCGGCCTGGCGCAGGTCGCCGGCGCCACTGGCGGGTGCCAGGTCGCCGACTTTGACCGATTCGATCAGGAGGCGGCTGTTGTCGAAGTAGAGCGCGGACTTGGCCAGCATCTGCTGGTACAACTCCTTCTGATGCGTGTCGGTGATGGTGGTCCCGTACGCTTTCGACAGCTCGTCGAAGGCCTTGCTTCCCGCCACCAGCTCGCCGGTGTACTCGGCAACTTTCTCCGGGTCCTGGTAGCCAGCGACCAGGCCGCGCTCACTGACCCGGTATTCGGCCAGCATCGTGGCCAGGCGTCCAAGGTCGCGGATGGCGGGCACCTCCTTGTTCGTGATCCCGACCACCACGCCCTGCGCCACGCCCATCCGCTGTACGGAGAACGCGCCGGTGGCGACGATGAGCAGGACGAGCACGGCGAAGCCGATGGCCAGGCGCTTGCCGATCTTGAGGTGCTTGAACATGAAGGCGGTCTCGATAGAGTTCAGTAGGTGGGGCCGGTGCATCAGGCGGAAGCCGTCGCGGTACGTGCCCTTGGTGCGGTGTCTCCCCCGGAGTAACGGCGGAATGTGACAGTTCTTGATGACCGCTCGGCGGAAAGGTAAGCGTGCTTACCTGTATGTCGACGGCATGCCCGCGCAGACCGTGACCGGGTGCGCAGGCAATGCGGAAAGCAGGCTTGGACGTGCATCTGCGCGCGCAGCGGCAACACGGACGGAGCGGCGGAGAACGTCGCGCGCGTCGTCTCGCGCTTCACGCCGCTGGCGCGGAACTCGAACGACGGCATGAGGTAACCATTGGCGCCCGTGTCCAAACATAGGCGCGCTTGCCCGAGCGCCAACAGAGCATGCCCGCGCAGACCGTGACCGGCTGCGCAGGCGATGCGGAAAGCACGGTCAGAAATGCATCTGAGCGCGCAGCTGGAACACGGACGGATCGGCGGAGAACGCGCCGCGCGTCGCATCGCTCTTCACGTAATTGGCCTGGAACTTGAAGTAGGGCGTCAGGTACCAGTTCGCGCCCAGCGTCCAGTTGTGTTCGCGACCACCGGCGATGCCGTCGCTGTCCAGGTCGATGCGGCTGTAGCGCGCCAGCAGCTCCAGCGCGCCGTACTTGCCCTTGGGCTTGGGGTTGCTGACGTTGCCGCCGCTGTAGCCGCGCGATTCGCCGGTCACCAGCCAACTGCCCAGCACGTAGCCGCCATCGGCCGAGTACGAAGGCAATCCCAGCTCGCGCGTGGTCTCCTGTCGCAGGTACTCGCCCTGCAGCGACCACGGGCCGTGGATCCACAGCGCTTCCAGGCCCATGCGCTCGATCTGGTCCACGCGCGTGAGCGTGCCGGAGTCGACCAGGCGCACGCCGGTGAGCGAGGCTTCCGGCTTGGCGCGCCAGCGCACGCTCGGATACACGGTGACGCCCAGACCATTGACCTCGCTGTCGGGACGTTCCTGCGATCCGGCAATGCCCAGGTGCAGTACGTCGCCGGCCGCCTTGCGCGGCGTCCACGCCAGCCGGAACGCCGCCGTGTCGCCCTTGTTGTTGCCCTGCAGGTCGGACTCGAAGAAGTAGCCGACGTTGGCGATGTAGTGCGCGCGTTCGAACGCCCAGTCGATGCCGCTGCGGCGGCCCTGGTAGAACGCCTGCGTGGGCAGCGACGGTTCCAGCATCGAGACGTGGCGGGTGCCGGTGTTGCCCTCGAAGCCGAGCGGCAGCTTCATCTGGCCGATGCGCACCTTGCCGGCGTCATGGCCGAACAGCGCCTTGGTTTCCAGGCGCAGGGCGACGTCGTTCCAGGTCTTGGCTTCGAAGTCGAAGGTCGCGCCGAAGTCGTACACGCCCTTGCGCTTGAGCGTCACGCCGATCTCCTGGCGGCGCCAGGCGTCGTCGTCTTCAAGCGCGGCGCCGTTGTAGCCCTCACCGGAAAAGCGGTTGAGGTCGTATTGCAGGTTGCCGCCCAGGCTCAGCTCGGTGCCGTCGGCGAAGCTGATCTTCGGCGGCCACGCGGCCGCGGTGGTGCGTCCGTCGTCGGCACGGGCGCCGGCGTGCACGGCCAGCAGCGAAAGGGCGAGGGTGGAGAGCAGGTACTTCATGCGGATACCGTCAGTGTAGGGGCGTGCGCCACCGGCCGTCGCCCCGTGGGGAGCGACGCGGTCGGGGACAACGCGGGGAATGGGGTCAGGCGGCCTGCTGCATCCGGCGCGCGCGGACCAGGCCACCGACATCGACGATCAATGCGACGCGGCCATCACCGAGGATGGTGGCGCCGGAAATGCCGTCGATGCGGCGGTAGTTGTTCTCGATGTTCTTCACCACGACCTGCTGCTGGCCGATCAGTTCGTCCACTTCCAGCGCCAGTTTATGGCCGTCGGCTTCCACCACCACCACCAGCGGATCGTCCGCCTCGCTCTGGCCGTAGCGGTAGTACTGGTTCAGCGCCACGATCGGCAGGTACTCGCCGCGCACGCGCAGCACGCGGCCTTCGCCGCCGACCGTGCGCACGTCCTCGGCCTGCGGTTGCAGCGCTTCCAGCACGTAGGTCAGCGGCAGGATCAGGGTTTCCTCGCCGACCGACACGGCCATGCCGTCGAGGATGGCGAGCGTCAGCGGCAGGCGGATCACCACGCGGGTGCCGTGGCCGGCGCTGCTTTCGAGCTGCACTTCGCCACCGAGCGCCTGGATGTTGCGGCGGACCACGTCCATGCCCACGCCACGACCGGACAGATCGGTGACGGCATCGGCGGTGGAGAAGCCGGGCTGGAAGATCAGGTCCCAGACCTGCGCGTCGGTGGGGTTTTCCGGCAGCGGCAGGCCGCGCTCGGCGGCCTTGGCGAGGATGCGGTCGCGGTTGAGGCCGCGGCCGTCGTCGCTGACTTCGATGACGATGTGGCCGCCCTGATGGGACGCGGCGAGCGTGATGGTGCCGGTCTCGTCCTTGCCCGATTGCGCGCGCACGTCCGGCATTTCCAGACCGTGGTCGATCGAGTTGCGGACCAGGTGCACGAGCGGATCGGCGATGCGTTCGATCAGGCCCTTGTCCAGCTCGGTGCCTTCGCCGATGGTGCGCAGGCGCACCTGCTTGCCGAGGCGCGCGGACAGGTCGCGGACCAGACGCGGGAAGCGGCGGAACACGGCGTCCACCGGCAGCATGCGCACGCCGATGACGGCTTCCTGCAGGTCGCGGGTATTGCGTTCCAGCAGGTCCAGGCCGGCGAACAGTCGCTCGCACTGGGCCTGGTCGAGCAGGCCGGAGACCTGCTTCAGCATGGCCTGGGTGATGACCAGTTCACCGACGAGGTTGATCAGGCCGTCAATCTTGTCGACGCTGACGCGGATGGAGCTTTCGGCGGCGTCGTTGGCGGCGGGCGCGGCAGCGGGCGCCTGCGCGCCGCTGGCGACGACCGCGGCCACGGGCTGCGCCGCCACGGCGACGGCGTCGACCGGCACCGCGTTGCGCTGCATCGGCTGGATGTCGAGTTCGCAATCGTCGACGACCCAGGCGAACACGTCGTCCACGGCGCTGCGCGGGACCTTGCCGATCAGGCCCAGATCCCAGGCGAGATAGGCTTCCAGCGGATCGATCTGCTCGAAGCCGGGCAGGCGTTCCATGCGGCACGCGATTTCCAGCGGCCCCAGGTGTTCCAATTCGCGCAGGATGCGCAGCGGATCGTTGCCGCTCATGAACAGCGACGGCGCCGGCGTGAAGCCGATCTTCCAGCCGTCAGGTTCGGCCTCGGCGACGGCAGCGGCGGCCGGAGCGGCGGACGCGGGCGCGTCCTGTCCCGACAGCACGGCGTTGAGACGGTCCTTCATGGCCTGCACGGCGGCCGGATCTGCCGGCGTGCCGTGCTCGGCTTCGGCCAGCAGGGCGCGCAGCACGTCGACCGAGGCCAGCATCGCGTCGACCGCCGGCGGGCTGACCGCACGCTGGCCGGCGCGCAGTTCGTCGAGCAGCGTTTCCAGCACGTGGGTCATGCCGGCGATGGCGTCGAAGCCGAACGTCGCCGAGCCGCCCTTGATCGAGTGCGCGGCGCGGAAGATGGAGTTGATCAGGTCGCCGTCACGGTTGCCCTGTTCCAGCGACAGCAGGCCGGCTTCCATGGCTTCCAGCCCTTCGCGGCTTTCCTCGAAGAACGTGGCGTGGAAGCGCTGCATGTCCATGTTCATTGCGACGGTGCCCTGATGCGGTCGAAGGGAAGGAGAGGAGGGGAGGATCAGCCCAGGACTTTCTGGACGGTGGCGACCAGTTGTTCCGGGTTGAACGGCTTGACCAGCCAGCCGGTGGCGCCGGCGGCCTTGCCTTCGGCCTTCTTGTCGGCGGCCGACTCGGTGGTCAGCATCAGCATGGGCGTGAACTTGTAGTCCGGCAGCCCGCGCAGCGCGCGGATCAGCGAGATGCCGTCCATGTTGGGCATGTTGACGTCGGTGACCACGGCGTTGAACTTCTGTCCCTGCGCGCGCCCCAGCGCCACCTGGCCGTCTTCGGCTTCATCGACCGAGAAACCCGCCGAGCTCAGGGCGAAGGCGACCATCTGTCGCATCGAGGCCGAATCGTCCACTACCAGAATGCGTGCGCTCATGCGGCGTTCTCCACTTGTTGCGTGTTGTGTTCGTTGTCGTTGGCCAGGCCCAGCTGTGGTGCCAGACCGAGCAGCCGCGCGGCGTCGCGGAAGCTCTGGCTGACCGCACTGAAATCGGTGGCCAGGCCGGCCTGCTCGCGCTGGCGCACGAAGCTGCACAGCACCTGCAGGCTGGCGGTATGCACGCGCTGCACGGTGCCGGCGTCCAGCGCCAGCGGTTCCGGCTGCGCGATGTGCGGGGCCAGGTGCTGCTTGAGGTCGGTGGCGGCCTCGATACCGAGGTCGTCACCCAGGGGCACAGCGCTCATCGTGTCTCCGGAAGGGCGGCTCTAGTGAGGTATCGGCGCGGGGTGGCCGGTCTTGAGGTGCGGAAGTGAAAATGTGATGGACTGCTGGAAAGGCAGGAGTGAGGGGAGAGGAGTGAGGAGTGAGCGGAAGCGAAGCAGCTCTTGCGGTTACTCACTTCTCACTCCTCTCCACTCGCTACTCGCTACTCGCTTCACTGCAGGATCCGCGACGCATCCAGCAGGATCACCGCGCACTCGTTGAGGCGTGCCACGCCGCGGAACAGCGGATTGGCGATGCGGCCGACGCGGGCGTTGTCCGGCGATTCGATCTGCTGGTCGGCGAGATTGGCCACGTCCTCCACCGCGGTGACGCGCAGGCCCAGGGTTTCGCCATGTTCTTCGAGCACGACGATGCGGGTGGCGGCGTCGGATTCGATCGGGCGCCGGCCCAGGTACAGGCCCAGGTCGATCACCGGCACCACCTGGCCACGCAGGTTCATCACGCCCAGCATGTGCGGTGCGGCGCCGCGCAGCGGCAGCAGGGTGGCCGGACGCACGACTTCCTGCACCTTCAGCAGTTCCAGCGCGTAATGCTGCTGGTCGCAGCGCAGGCGCAGCCAGCGGGTCTTGCGTTCGGTCGCGCGCCGGCGTTCGCCGTGGTCCGTCGGCGTGAGCAGGTAGGGCTTGTCCGGCAACGGCGGCATGGCGCGCGGTGGCGGCGATGCCGGAACGGGCGCGGGCGCGATGACCGGCGCGGCCGGGGCAGCCACGCGCGCGGTCGGCGCGGCGCCGCCGTGGAGTTCGTCGAGCAGGGCTTCGAATTCGTCGTCGCCGATCATGTCGTCGCTGCGGCCGGGACGCGTCGGGGCGACCGCCAGTGCAGGTGCCGCGGCGGCGGGCGGCGGTGCAGGCGCAGGTGCGGCGGCAACCACCGCGGTCGGGACGCCGTCGCCATGCAACTGGTCGAGCAGGGCTTCGAACTCGTCGTCGCTGATCAGTTCCGCCTCGCTGCCGGGACGCGTCGGCGCCACCGCCAGTGCGGGTGCGGGCGTCGGAGCCACCTCGGCGGCCGGCGCGAGGACGACCGGTGCAATGTCCACGACCGGCGCGGCACGCTCGATCGCCTCCGCGACCACGGCCGGTGCTGGCGGCGTCGCAGGCAGGCCGGCGTCGCCGAGCAGGTCGAGCAGGTAGTCGTCGAGGACGGCCGGGGTGGTCATGCCGCCTGCTCCGTGTCGCGCGCTTCGGTCAGCAGCAGCCAGTCGAGCGCGCGGCGGTACGCCGACAACCCACGGCCGGGGTACTGCGTGGCCGGGCTGGAGCGCGTCAGCGCGTCGACGCTGCAGATGCGGGTGTCATTGGGGATGGCGTCGTTCCAGACGCGCTCGCCGTATTCCTCCTGCATCGCCTTGAGCGTGTCCGCGCCGGTACGCGTGCGCTTGTCGTGCAGGGTGGGCAGGATCGAGACCGGCAGCACGCGATGGCGCGAGCGCTGGATCATGTCGGCGGTGCGGCACATGCCCTTCAGGCCGTGCAGCGCCAGCGGTTCGGTCTGGGTGGGAATGATGACGTGGTCGGCCGCGGCCAGCGCGTTGACCATCAGCAGGCCCAGCGTGGGCGGACAGTCGAACAGCACGTGGTCCCAGGCCTGCCCGCCGCGCGCCAGCGCATTGGACAGCGCCAGGCCGAGGCCGGGCTGGGTGGCACTGCGGCGCTCCAGCGTGGCCAGCGGCGTCTGCGCGGCGACGAAGGACAGGTTCTCGATCTCGGTGGCGCGCGCCACGCTGGCGAGCGTGGGCGGCTGCTCGTCGAACAGTTCCAGCACGCCGGTCGGCTGCGGATCGGTGGCCACGCCGAACGCGCGCGTCAGCGAGGCATGCGGATCCAGGTCGACCAGCAGCACGCGATGGCCGCGCATGGCCAGGCCGCGCCCGAGGGCGAGGGTGGTGGTGGTCTTGCCGACGCCGCCTTTCTGGTTGGCGATTGCCCACACGCGCATCACGGTACTCCTTCATGGACCTGGGGCGCCGGCGGCGCTCCGGGCATGGGCGACGCGGCGTGGGTCGGCAACGGCGGCAGCGGGATCACTGACGGCGGAGCGACGGCCTGTTGCTGCGCATGCAAGTCCGGTGCCGGACCGGTCGGACTGGCCAGGATCACCAGCAGCACGCGGCGGTTGGTGTTGCGGCCTTCCTCACTGGCGTTGTCGGCGATGGGGCGGAACTCGCCGTACCCGATCATCGCCAGCCGTTCCGGCGGAATTCCGTCGCGCACGAACAGGTGCACCACGCTGGCCGCGCGGGCCGACGACAGTTCCCAGTTGGAGGGGAACTGCGAGGTGCGGATCGGTCGGTCGTCGGTGTAGCCCTCCACCCGTACGGAGTTGGGCACGTTGCCCAGCACTTCGGCCAGCTTGCCGACGGTCTGCTGCGCCTGCGGGTCGAGCGCCGCCGAGCCGGTGGTGAACAGGATGTCGCTGTTGATCTGC
Proteins encoded:
- a CDS encoding porin, which codes for MKYLLSTLALSLLAVHAGARADDGRTTAAAWPPKISFADGTELSLGGNLQYDLNRFSGEGYNGAALEDDDAWRRQEIGVTLKRKGVYDFGATFDFEAKTWNDVALRLETKALFGHDAGKVRIGQMKLPLGFEGNTGTRHVSMLEPSLPTQAFYQGRRSGIDWAFERAHYIANVGYFFESDLQGNNKGDTAAFRLAWTPRKAAGDVLHLGIAGSQERPDSEVNGLGVTVYPSVRWRAKPEASLTGVRLVDSGTLTRVDQIERMGLEALWIHGPWSLQGEYLRQETTRELGLPSYSADGGYVLGSWLVTGESRGYSGGNVSNPKPKGKYGALELLARYSRIDLDSDGIAGGREHNWTLGANWYLTPYFKFQANYVKSDATRGAFSADPSVFQLRAQMHF
- a CDS encoding response regulator, which produces MSARILVVDDSASMRQMVAFALSSAGFSVDEAEDGQVALGRAQGQKFNAVVTDVNMPNMDGISLIRALRGLPDYKFTPMLMLTTESAADKKAEGKAAGATGWLVKPFNPEQLVATVQKVLG
- a CDS encoding ParA family protein — its product is MRVWAIANQKGGVGKTTTTLALGRGLAMRGHRVLLVDLDPHASLTRAFGVATDPQPTGVLELFDEQPPTLASVARATEIENLSFVAAQTPLATLERRSATQPGLGLALSNALARGGQAWDHVLFDCPPTLGLLMVNALAAADHVIIPTQTEPLALHGLKGMCRTADMIQRSRHRVLPVSILPTLHDKRTRTGADTLKAMQEEYGERVWNDAIPNDTRICSVDALTRSSPATQYPGRGLSAYRRALDWLLLTEARDTEQAA
- a CDS encoding chemotaxis protein CheA — translated: MNMDMQRFHATFFEESREGLEAMEAGLLSLEQGNRDGDLINSIFRAAHSIKGGSATFGFDAIAGMTHVLETLLDELRAGQRAVSPPAVDAMLASVDVLRALLAEAEHGTPADPAAVQAMKDRLNAVLSGQDAPASAAPAAAAVAEAEPDGWKIGFTPAPSLFMSGNDPLRILRELEHLGPLEIACRMERLPGFEQIDPLEAYLAWDLGLIGKVPRSAVDDVFAWVVDDCELDIQPMQRNAVPVDAVAVAAQPVAAVVASGAQAPAAAPAANDAAESSIRVSVDKIDGLINLVGELVITQAMLKQVSGLLDQAQCERLFAGLDLLERNTRDLQEAVIGVRMLPVDAVFRRFPRLVRDLSARLGKQVRLRTIGEGTELDKGLIERIADPLVHLVRNSIDHGLEMPDVRAQSGKDETGTITLAASHQGGHIVIEVSDDGRGLNRDRILAKAAERGLPLPENPTDAQVWDLIFQPGFSTADAVTDLSGRGVGMDVVRRNIQALGGEVQLESSAGHGTRVVIRLPLTLAILDGMAVSVGEETLILPLTYVLEALQPQAEDVRTVGGEGRVLRVRGEYLPIVALNQYYRYGQSEADDPLVVVVEADGHKLALEVDELIGQQQVVVKNIENNYRRIDGISGATILGDGRVALIVDVGGLVRARRMQQAA
- a CDS encoding chemotaxis protein CheW; protein product: MTTPAVLDDYLLDLLGDAGLPATPPAPAVVAEAIERAAPVVDIAPVVLAPAAEVAPTPAPALAVAPTRPGSEAELISDDEFEALLDQLHGDGVPTAVVAAAPAPAPPPAAAAPALAVAPTRPGRSDDMIGDDEFEALLDELHGGAAPTARVAAPAAPVIAPAPVPASPPPRAMPPLPDKPYLLTPTDHGERRRATERKTRWLRLRCDQQHYALELLKVQEVVRPATLLPLRGAAPHMLGVMNLRGQVVPVIDLGLYLGRRPIESDAATRIVVLEEHGETLGLRVTAVEDVANLADQQIESPDNARVGRIANPLFRGVARLNECAVILLDASRILQ
- a CDS encoding STAS domain-containing protein; its protein translation is MSAVPLGDDLGIEAATDLKQHLAPHIAQPEPLALDAGTVQRVHTASLQVLCSFVRQREQAGLATDFSAVSQSFRDAARLLGLAPQLGLANDNEHNTQQVENAA